The following is a genomic window from Parabacteroides johnsonii DSM 18315.
GCGGTCCGTTCGTTAGTCATGCACGTTTGGACGAAAAGAATAATCGGGTTGTAGTCGTTGAAGGCTTCGTATTCGCCCCAGAGACGGATAAGCGCAATTTTATCCGTCGTGTCGAATCTGCATTGTATACTTTGCGCCTGCCTGGTGAATTTGAAGAAACACAGGTGGAGAAACTGGATGTTCCTGAAGAGAAATAACAAAAAATTATGATTTATAGTAGAGATGGGATAAATCATAAATCATAAATCAAAATATATGGAAGAACGATTGGTTAAGGTGGGCATTACCCACGGAGATATAAATGGTATCGGTTACGAGGTGATACTGAAAACATTGTCGGATACTCGTATAACCGAACTTTGCACGCCGGTCATTTACGGTTCGTCGAAGATCGCCGCTTATCACAGAAAGGCCTTGGAGCTGCCCGCTGTAAATTTGAGTATCATTGCACAGGCTGAAGATGCCGGAGTAAACCGGGTGAACGTTATCAATTGTGTGGATGACGAGACTAAAGTTGAGTTGTGTCAATCTACAACTGTTGCTGGCGAAGCCGCTTATCTGGCTCTGGAGGCTGCCGTTACCGACTTGAAACGTGGTGCGGTGGATGTATTGGTAACAGCTCCTATCAATAAACACAATATACAGAATGAACAATTTCATTTTCCCGGTCACACAGAATACCTGGAGCAATGTTTCGGAGGTTTGGGAAAAAAGGCATTGATGATTCTGATGAAAGATAATCTTCGTGTTGCGCTGGTGACGGGACATATTCCATTGGCCCAGGTCGCATCAAAGATTACTGTTGAAGATATTGTGTCCAAATTGCGTATTTTTAATCAGTCTCTTAAGCAGGATTTCGGAATCGTGCGTCCTCGTATAGCAGTCCTTTCATTAAATCCGCATGCTGGAGATGCCGGATTGTTAGGTAAGGAGGAGGAAGAAATAATTGTCCCGGCTATCCAGGAAGCAGAGAAGAGGGGGGTGATGTCTTTCGGACCGTATGCTGCTGATGGCTTCTTTGGTTCGCAAATGTACGATAAATTCGATGGTGTACTGGCTATGTATCACGATCAGGGTTTGGCTCCCTTTAAAACGTTGGCGATGGATGATGGTGTTAATTATACGGCAGGTTTATCGATCGTACGGACTTCACCGGCTCATGGTACGGCTTATGATATTGCCGGTCAGAATGTAGCCTCTGAAGAATCTTTCCGTCAAGCTTTATATGCTGCTTTGGATATTTACCGGAACCGTACTCGTTATCGGGAGGCAACAGCCAACCCGCTACGCAAGCAGTATTTCGATAAGGGAGGCGACAATGAAAAGCTCGACCTGACCAAAGAGGAAGACGAATAACCGGAAGTTCGGAAATCATTTAAATCAAAAAGCCATTTCTTACTTTACGAACAAAGTTGGAAATGGCTTTTTGTTTTTTGTCCGTAGTAGAAAAGTAAAAGAGGGGTGTTTTTTGTTGTAAGTTCCTGTTTAATCGTTTGTTAGTTGGAGTTATGTCATTCTTGTATTTTACTTAAATATATAATTGTGGATATGAGGCGGAGAGGGAGAATGCCCAAACTGAATCAGGGACAGTCCTTTTTTTCGCCATTTTTTTTTTGAAAGGAAAAGTTTGTGTAAGTTTGCGGTTTCAAAAGGATATTAAGTATTATGTTTAAGGATAAAACGATTGTATATACATCAGGGACATTCGATATGTTCCATTACAACCATCTTCGGATGATAAACTATGCCCGCAGCCTTGCGGATATTTTGATTGTAGGGGTGAGTACGGATGAATTGGTGTCTTCTTATAAGGCGAAGCCGATCATTCCTTTTACAGAGCGTCTGCAAATTATCGAAGCATTGAAGACTCCCGATATTGTCATTCCACAACATACGTTGGATCATTCCGAAATAGTCAAAAAGCTGAATATCGACGCTTTTGTTGTGGGGGACGACTGGTATGGCAAGTATGATTATTTGAAGGACTTGGGCGTACAGGTGTTCTATTTCCCTTATGGGACGGGAGTGTCCTCTTCCAACTTGAAGAAAACGATCCATGATTCATACGAAGCGAATTTGAAGTCTCAGCGGCAGTCCAAACCTGAATCTGTTAAAGGCTTCGGTGAAAAAGAATAAGGGTGATGATGGAAAAATGGGTATTGATTACCGGAGGAACGAAGGGGATAGGCAAAGCGGTTGCAGAATGTTTGGCAAAAGCCGGTTACAGCCTGATTTTGACTTATGCCTCGGATGAAGATGGGGCTCTTCGGGTGGCAGACGGTTTGCTGCAACAATACAAAGTGAAGGTTCGTACGTTTCAGGCCGATATTTCCGACCGGGAGTCAATCGAAAAAATAGAATCGTTTTTAACCGAACGCTCTATGCGCTTGGATGCGGTGATCTTTAATGCCGGCTTGACCTGCCGTGATCCGTTTGAGGAATTGGATATGGCGGAATGGGAACGAGTGTTTTTTGCCAATGTGCATTTCCCAGTCTTCCTGTTGCAACGTATTGTCGGTTTGATTAATAAGGGGGGAAGTATTGTTTTTACCGGTTCCTTGATGGGAATACAGCCCCATTCGGTTTCGCTGGTGTATGGAGTGACGAAGAGTGCCGTGCATGCGTTGGTGAAGAATATGGTGAAGTTCCTGGTTCCGTACGAGT
Proteins encoded in this region:
- the pdxA gene encoding 4-hydroxythreonine-4-phosphate dehydrogenase PdxA, which codes for MEERLVKVGITHGDINGIGYEVILKTLSDTRITELCTPVIYGSSKIAAYHRKALELPAVNLSIIAQAEDAGVNRVNVINCVDDETKVELCQSTTVAGEAAYLALEAAVTDLKRGAVDVLVTAPINKHNIQNEQFHFPGHTEYLEQCFGGLGKKALMILMKDNLRVALVTGHIPLAQVASKITVEDIVSKLRIFNQSLKQDFGIVRPRIAVLSLNPHAGDAGLLGKEEEEIIVPAIQEAEKRGVMSFGPYAADGFFGSQMYDKFDGVLAMYHDQGLAPFKTLAMDDGVNYTAGLSIVRTSPAHGTAYDIAGQNVASEESFRQALYAALDIYRNRTRYREATANPLRKQYFDKGGDNEKLDLTKEEDE
- a CDS encoding SDR family NAD(P)-dependent oxidoreductase, which gives rise to MEKWVLITGGTKGIGKAVAECLAKAGYSLILTYASDEDGALRVADGLLQQYKVKVRTFQADISDRESIEKIESFLTERSMRLDAVIFNAGLTCRDPFEELDMAEWERVFFANVHFPVFLLQRIVGLINKGGSIVFTGSLMGIQPHSVSLVYGVTKSAVHALVKNMVKFLVPYELRVNAVAPGFVDTEWQKTKPAEIRRNIENKVSLGRFCDPEELAEVYKMLVENSYFNGEVIVVDGGYSYK
- a CDS encoding adenylyltransferase/cytidyltransferase family protein; the encoded protein is MFKDKTIVYTSGTFDMFHYNHLRMINYARSLADILIVGVSTDELVSSYKAKPIIPFTERLQIIEALKTPDIVIPQHTLDHSEIVKKLNIDAFVVGDDWYGKYDYLKDLGVQVFYFPYGTGVSSSNLKKTIHDSYEANLKSQRQSKPESVKGFGEKE